A single window of Shewanella sp. Choline-02u-19 DNA harbors:
- a CDS encoding TusE/DsrC/DsvC family sulfur relay protein, which produces MIEYNGQQIETDHQGYLKVVNDWSPELALIIAQDEQIVLTDAHWEVINFVRHFYLEFKTSPAIRVLVKAIGQKLGADKGNSKYLYTLFPIGPAKQATKIAGLPKPAKCI; this is translated from the coding sequence ATGATTGAATATAACGGACAGCAGATAGAAACAGATCACCAAGGCTATTTAAAAGTTGTCAATGATTGGAGTCCAGAGCTTGCGTTGATCATTGCTCAAGATGAACAAATAGTGTTAACGGATGCACATTGGGAAGTCATTAACTTTGTCCGCCATTTTTATTTAGAATTTAAAACAAGCCCTGCGATCCGCGTGTTAGTCAAAGCGATAGGACAAAAGCTAGGAGCCGATAAAGGTAACTCAAAATACCTTTATACACTTTTCCCGATTGGCCCCGCTAAACAAGCAACTAAAATAGCGGGATTGCCTAAACCAGCAAAATGCATTTAG
- the tusB gene encoding sulfurtransferase complex subunit TusB, giving the protein MILHHIQSSPMQSSALKTCLRYIDPSDTILLSGNAVNCLLTQEWQQRLSPYTLMLLADDVIARGLQARLSAYKHIDYSDFVEQTLTHKKVISW; this is encoded by the coding sequence ATGATTTTACATCATATCCAGTCTTCACCAATGCAAAGCTCAGCGTTAAAAACATGCTTACGCTACATAGATCCCTCTGACACCATTTTACTGTCAGGAAACGCGGTAAATTGCCTGTTAACTCAAGAATGGCAACAACGGTTGAGCCCATACACGTTAATGTTGCTCGCTGACGATGTTATTGCGCGTGGCTTACAAGCCCGCTTAAGCGCTTATAAGCACATTGACTATAGTGACTTTGTAGAACAGACGTTAACCCATAAGAAAGTGATTAGTTGGTAA
- the tusC gene encoding sulfurtransferase complex subunit TusC — MKKLCIVFRQGPHGSAQGREALDLALLSASFEQEVSLVFTDEGLLNLLNHQSPETIGAKDYIATFGALPLYDVDTILVCKDSMKELSLVEDDLKLVVEVCEPRMIASHFSQVDEVLVF, encoded by the coding sequence TTGAAAAAACTGTGTATTGTGTTTCGTCAAGGTCCTCATGGAAGCGCACAAGGTAGAGAAGCTCTCGATCTTGCGTTGTTGAGTGCCAGTTTTGAGCAGGAAGTCAGTCTTGTTTTTACTGATGAAGGCCTGTTGAACCTCCTTAATCATCAATCTCCAGAAACCATTGGTGCTAAGGATTATATTGCGACTTTTGGCGCCCTACCTCTTTATGATGTTGATACTATTTTAGTGTGTAAGGACTCAATGAAAGAGTTATCACTAGTGGAAGATGATCTTAAACTTGTGGTTGAGGTCTGCGAACCACGCATGATAGCGTCACACTTTAGCCAGGTTGATGAGGTCTTAGTATTTTAA
- the tusD gene encoding sulfurtransferase complex subunit TusD, with protein sequence MSKFIIQVNSPAYGSSSSYNAYRFTETALKNGHVVDKVFFYQDGVLNTNHLNSPASDEFDLGKAWLSLSERYNVPLVNCVSAALRRGVLSQTDANENQLSHWNMEPPFMMGGLGELVVGIESADRLVSF encoded by the coding sequence ATGAGTAAATTTATTATCCAGGTTAACTCCCCTGCCTACGGCAGTTCATCGAGTTATAATGCCTATCGTTTTACCGAAACAGCCTTAAAAAATGGCCATGTCGTTGATAAAGTTTTCTTCTATCAAGATGGTGTACTCAACACTAATCATCTGAACAGCCCTGCAAGTGATGAATTTGATTTGGGTAAGGCGTGGTTATCGCTCAGTGAACGCTATAACGTGCCATTGGTTAATTGCGTCTCAGCGGCACTGCGGCGTGGCGTATTGTCACAGACTGACGCTAATGAAAACCAATTATCTCATTGGAATATGGAGCCTCCATTTATGATGGGTGGTTTAGGTGAGCTGGTGGTTGGAATAGAATCTGCCGACCGCTTGGTTAGTTTTTAG
- a CDS encoding Bax inhibitor-1/YccA family protein: protein MTQQTAYSSTTVEVNKLLKNTYMLLSMTLAFSAVCAGLAMALAISPMMSLGLSIGSLVLLFVTLRKAESSAGLFWVFAFTGMQGASLGYILNHYAGMANGPQLIMQALGLTSVIFVALSGYAVTTKKDFSFMRGFLIAGLVIMVVGLLVNMFLGNGMVFMALNAGIALLMTGFILYDTSRIINGGETNYIRATISLYLDFLNLFVALLHLMGIGSDD from the coding sequence ATGACACAACAAACCGCCTACAGTAGTACGACTGTAGAGGTGAACAAACTTCTTAAAAATACCTACATGCTGCTATCAATGACGTTAGCTTTTTCTGCAGTATGTGCAGGTCTAGCAATGGCACTCGCGATCAGCCCAATGATGTCTTTGGGATTATCAATTGGTAGTTTGGTACTGCTGTTTGTGACATTACGTAAAGCAGAATCTAGCGCTGGTCTCTTCTGGGTATTTGCGTTCACTGGTATGCAGGGTGCATCACTGGGTTATATCCTTAACCATTACGCTGGCATGGCTAACGGCCCACAGCTTATTATGCAAGCGCTAGGCTTAACGTCCGTTATCTTTGTGGCCTTGTCTGGTTACGCGGTTACCACTAAAAAAGACTTTTCATTCATGCGCGGCTTTCTAATTGCTGGCTTGGTGATCATGGTTGTCGGCTTGCTGGTAAACATGTTCTTGGGTAATGGTATGGTCTTTATGGCCCTTAACGCGGGTATTGCATTATTGATGACCGGGTTTATTCTTTACGATACCAGTCGAATCATTAATGGTGGCGAAACAAACTACATCCGTGCAACTATCTCACTATATTTAGATTTCTTAAACCTTTTCGTCGCTCTGCTGCATTTAATGGGTATCGGAAGTGATGACTAA
- the punR gene encoding DNA-binding transcriptional activator PunR — MISEQSMRLIDMVARVGSFTAAANKLHKVPSAVSYAVKQIEEELGVILFIRHHRSVSLTPAGEHFVKQSRTILTEMETMRSDTIRVANGWQPTLSIALDNIVRADKISNLIADFYRTFDNVELIIRIEVFNGVWESIATGRSDIAIGATTAIPVGGDYHFKDMGDIDWCFLVGKNHPLATIDRPITDDELRQYPSICLEDTSREIPKRMTWLLENQRRLVVPDWVRAINCFREGLGIGYMPAHFAYPFIKTGALIEKQLERPKKKSPCCLAWNDANKSPAMAWVLDYLGDTEKLHKDWLD, encoded by the coding sequence ATGATTTCAGAACAATCTATGCGGTTAATTGATATGGTTGCGCGCGTAGGGAGCTTTACCGCTGCCGCCAACAAACTTCACAAAGTCCCTTCAGCTGTGAGTTACGCCGTTAAGCAAATTGAAGAAGAACTCGGGGTGATCCTATTTATTAGGCATCACCGCAGTGTTAGTTTAACGCCAGCGGGTGAGCATTTTGTAAAACAGTCACGCACTATACTCACTGAAATGGAAACCATGCGCTCTGACACTATTAGAGTGGCTAATGGGTGGCAACCTACTTTGTCTATCGCGTTAGATAACATCGTTCGTGCCGATAAAATCAGTAATTTGATTGCTGATTTCTATCGCACATTTGACAATGTTGAATTGATTATTCGAATTGAAGTCTTTAATGGGGTATGGGAGTCGATTGCAACGGGACGAAGCGATATTGCCATCGGCGCAACCACCGCGATCCCAGTGGGGGGAGATTACCATTTTAAAGACATGGGTGACATTGACTGGTGTTTTCTTGTCGGCAAAAATCACCCATTAGCAACAATTGACCGGCCAATTACTGATGACGAGCTACGTCAATACCCTTCGATTTGCTTAGAGGATACGTCTCGAGAGATCCCTAAACGCATGACCTGGTTATTAGAGAACCAACGACGATTAGTGGTACCTGATTGGGTCCGCGCCATTAATTGCTTCAGAGAAGGCTTAGGTATTGGCTACATGCCAGCACATTTTGCCTATCCTTTCATAAAAACAGGGGCGTTAATTGAAAAACAATTAGAGCGTCCAAAAAAGAAAAGTCCCTGTTGTTTAGCGTGGAATGATGCCAATAAGTCCCCCGCTATGGCTTGGGTATTGGATTACTTGGGCGATACCGAAAAACTGCATAAAGATTGGTTAGACTAA
- the punC gene encoding purine nucleoside transporter PunC has protein sequence MKSLMNAKYYIFLSYLALLSMLGFIATDMYLPAFKAIEDTMATSPSQVAMSLTFFLAGLALGQLIYGPIVERFGKRNALIFGLSLFTLASLSLATSESMLVFNLSRFAQAIGACSAGVIWQAIVIEKYDASKAQNVFSNIMPLVALSPALAPLLGAFILQYFGWESIFITLSCLAVAMIALTFFFVPSETKVTEKQTSQISYLSILKNTKYLGNVIIFGACSGAFFSYLTVWPMVMEQHGFDATAIGLSFIPQTLMFILGGYASKTLIRKSGSEAALKVLLSIFGLSVFAIVIVTILVKGLSIFPLLAAFSVLAACNGAIYPIVVNGALQEFSKNAAKAAGLQNFIQISLSFGASSLVAIWASKGETAIGWGIMLSSFIVFVGFKLRNYKSWEEANKNFVFPDPARVGVDRDEK, from the coding sequence ATGAAATCTCTAATGAACGCTAAATACTATATATTTCTATCCTACCTAGCGCTGTTAAGCATGCTTGGATTCATCGCCACTGATATGTATTTGCCTGCTTTCAAAGCAATTGAAGACACAATGGCAACATCCCCCTCACAAGTGGCAATGTCATTAACATTTTTCTTGGCTGGGTTAGCATTAGGTCAACTAATCTATGGTCCAATAGTAGAACGTTTTGGTAAACGGAACGCGCTTATTTTTGGCTTATCCTTATTTACATTGGCGAGTCTTTCACTTGCGACAAGCGAATCAATGTTGGTGTTTAACCTTTCCCGATTTGCGCAAGCTATCGGTGCCTGTTCTGCCGGTGTTATTTGGCAAGCCATAGTGATTGAAAAATACGATGCTAGCAAAGCACAAAATGTATTCTCAAACATTATGCCTTTAGTCGCGCTTTCACCCGCATTGGCGCCACTTTTGGGTGCCTTTATACTGCAGTATTTTGGTTGGGAAAGTATCTTCATTACATTGAGCTGTTTAGCTGTAGCCATGATTGCGTTAACATTTTTCTTTGTCCCTAGTGAAACTAAGGTCACTGAAAAACAAACGAGTCAGATTAGTTACCTTTCTATTTTAAAAAATACCAAATATTTAGGTAACGTTATTATCTTTGGTGCATGCTCAGGTGCGTTTTTCTCCTACCTTACGGTATGGCCAATGGTAATGGAACAGCATGGATTCGATGCAACAGCAATCGGCCTTAGCTTCATTCCACAAACACTAATGTTTATTTTAGGCGGTTATGCGAGTAAGACACTTATTCGTAAATCTGGTTCTGAGGCTGCGCTTAAAGTACTTCTGAGTATATTTGGTCTCAGTGTATTTGCCATTGTTATCGTCACGATTCTAGTTAAAGGACTTTCTATATTTCCATTGCTTGCAGCATTTTCTGTTTTAGCAGCGTGTAATGGTGCTATCTATCCGATAGTGGTGAATGGTGCGTTACAGGAATTTTCGAAAAATGCCGCTAAAGCAGCAGGACTTCAAAATTTCATACAAATTAGCTTATCATTCGGTGCTTCAAGCTTAGTGGCTATTTGGGCGAGTAAAGGCGAAACCGCAATAGGTTGGGGTATCATGCTCAGTTCATTTATTGTTTTTGTTGGTTTTAAACTGCGTAACTATAAGTCATGGGAAGAGGCTAATAAAAACTTTGTTTTCCCTGACCCGGCTAGAGTTGGCGTAGATAGAGACGAAAAGTAG